In Curtobacterium sp. MCPF17_002, one genomic interval encodes:
- the mmsB gene encoding multiple monosaccharide ABC transporter permease: MKNLKLLFGKGNSIGQYGMIIALIVLLAFFAITTQGLVLQPTNVINLFLQYSYILILALGMVMVIIAGHIDLSVGSVAAVVGIIVAQSISVWHFPVWTAIILGLAVGALIGAWQGFWVAFVRVPAFIVTLAGQLIFRGVNQIIGNSTSVPVPNDFTPIGAGFLGDFGPDFGYSNGTLLIGLVTIAALIIIEARGRGRRRKMQAEVPPLWVSIVRTGILVAVTLVATYLFGAGPVGTSVPIVAIILGVLTIIYGFVTKNTIFGRQVYAVGGNSSAAVLSGVSAKKVNFFVMMNMSVLAAVAGMVFVAYSGASGPADGTGWELDAIAAVFVGGAAVAGGVGTISGSIIGGLVMALLSNGLQLMGLESNKVQIIRGLVLLVAVAFDVYSKSQGRPSLIGGMMRQFQRKDTEQNTVAAQQPRSIEDQPEKVTLP; encoded by the coding sequence ATGAAGAACCTGAAACTGCTGTTCGGCAAGGGCAACAGCATCGGCCAGTACGGCATGATCATCGCACTCATCGTGCTGCTCGCGTTCTTCGCGATCACCACGCAGGGGCTGGTCCTCCAGCCGACCAACGTGATCAACCTGTTCCTGCAGTACTCCTACATCCTGATCCTGGCGCTCGGCATGGTCATGGTGATCATCGCGGGCCACATCGACCTGTCGGTCGGTTCGGTCGCGGCGGTCGTCGGCATCATCGTGGCGCAGTCCATCTCGGTGTGGCACTTCCCCGTCTGGACGGCGATCATCCTCGGCCTGGCCGTCGGTGCCCTGATCGGTGCCTGGCAGGGCTTCTGGGTCGCGTTCGTCCGCGTCCCGGCGTTCATCGTGACGCTGGCCGGCCAGCTGATCTTCCGCGGCGTGAACCAGATCATCGGCAACTCGACCTCGGTCCCCGTGCCGAACGACTTCACCCCGATCGGCGCCGGCTTCCTCGGTGACTTCGGCCCGGACTTCGGCTACAGCAACGGCACGCTCCTCATCGGGCTCGTCACCATCGCGGCGCTCATCATCATCGAGGCCCGTGGCCGTGGCCGTCGTCGCAAGATGCAGGCCGAGGTCCCGCCGCTGTGGGTCTCGATCGTCCGCACCGGCATCCTGGTCGCCGTGACGCTCGTCGCCACCTACCTGTTCGGCGCCGGTCCCGTCGGCACGTCGGTCCCGATCGTCGCGATCATCCTCGGTGTCCTGACGATCATCTACGGCTTCGTCACCAAGAACACGATCTTCGGTCGCCAGGTCTACGCCGTCGGTGGCAACTCCAGCGCCGCCGTCCTGTCCGGTGTGTCCGCGAAGAAGGTCAACTTCTTCGTCATGATGAACATGTCCGTCCTGGCCGCCGTCGCCGGCATGGTGTTCGTCGCCTACTCCGGCGCATCGGGCCCCGCTGACGGCACCGGCTGGGAGCTCGACGCGATCGCCGCCGTCTTCGTCGGTGGTGCTGCCGTCGCCGGTGGTGTCGGCACGATCTCCGGCTCGATCATCGGTGGCCTCGTGATGGCGCTCCTGTCGAACGGCCTGCAGCTGATGGGCCTCGAGTCCAACAAGGTGCAGATCATCCGCGGTCTGGTCCTGCTCGTGGCCGTCGCCTTCGACGTCTACTCGAAGTCGCAGGGGCGTCCGTCGCTCATCGGCGGCATGATGCGGCAGTTCCAGCGGAAGGACACCGAGCAGAACACGGTGGCCGCCCAGCAGCCGCGGTCCATCGAGGACCAGCCCGAGAAGGTCACCCTCCCCTAG
- a CDS encoding magnesium and cobalt transport protein CorA: MALIDNAVYVGGRRVESPSTLSLASRGDLAWIGLLRPDPSELEAVAAEFGLHEQAVEDARKGHQRAKLERYGDTLFLVLRPAWFDHRAESVEFGEVHLFVGDRFVVSVRHAERPDLAALRAQVEADPEFLARGSEAVTAAVLDEVVDGYAPVVEILQDQVDAIEDQLFAGQVDPGVSKRIYQLLSEVLGFQRATKPVPAMVKGLLRGADKYGVDDEVQHRLRNVLDHALRVTERVDSFRALLENALTLHATLVSQEQNEAMRRMTSASLAQGEESRQLARAAHRQGEEVKKISSWAAILFAPGLIAGVYGMNFDHMPELHWRYGYPVAIIGMLVLMGVLWAVFRKRNWL, encoded by the coding sequence ATGGCACTGATCGACAACGCGGTCTACGTCGGAGGACGTCGCGTCGAGTCTCCGTCGACCCTGTCGCTCGCCAGCCGCGGTGACCTCGCGTGGATCGGGCTGCTCCGACCCGACCCGTCCGAGCTCGAGGCCGTCGCGGCCGAGTTCGGCCTGCACGAGCAGGCCGTCGAGGACGCCCGCAAGGGGCACCAGCGCGCCAAGCTCGAGCGGTACGGGGACACGCTGTTCCTCGTGCTCCGGCCGGCGTGGTTCGACCACCGCGCCGAGTCGGTCGAGTTCGGCGAGGTGCACCTCTTCGTCGGTGACCGCTTCGTGGTGAGCGTCCGGCACGCGGAGCGTCCCGACCTCGCGGCGCTCCGGGCGCAGGTCGAGGCGGACCCGGAGTTCCTCGCCCGCGGGTCCGAGGCCGTCACCGCTGCCGTGCTCGACGAGGTCGTGGACGGCTACGCCCCGGTGGTCGAGATCCTGCAGGACCAGGTCGACGCCATCGAGGACCAGCTCTTCGCCGGCCAGGTCGACCCCGGTGTCTCGAAGCGCATCTACCAGCTCCTCAGCGAGGTCCTCGGGTTCCAGCGCGCGACGAAGCCGGTGCCCGCGATGGTGAAGGGGCTGCTCCGCGGCGCCGACAAGTACGGCGTCGACGACGAGGTGCAGCACCGGCTGCGGAACGTCCTCGACCACGCGCTCCGCGTCACCGAGCGGGTGGACTCGTTCCGTGCCCTGCTCGAGAACGCCCTGACGCTCCACGCGACGCTCGTCTCCCAGGAGCAGAACGAGGCGATGCGGCGGATGACGAGCGCGAGCCTCGCCCAGGGTGAGGAGAGCCGGCAGCTCGCCCGTGCCGCACACCGCCAGGGCGAAGAGGTGAAGAAGATCTCCTCGTGGGCGGCGATCCTGTTCGCACCCGGGCTCATCGCCGGCGTCTACGGGATGAACTTCGACCACATGCCGGAGCTGCACTGGCGGTACGGCTACCCGGTCGCGATCATCGGGATGCTCGTGCTCATGGGCGTCCTGTGGGCCGTCTTCCGGAAGCGGAACTGGCTGTAG
- a CDS encoding sugar-binding protein translates to MRKKIVAGLSLALIAGLALSGCSARGSDSGSGSDSTIKKGDLIGVALPAKTSQNWVLAGAAFKKSIEDAGFKADIQYANAGNPVPDQQSQISGMITKGAKAVIIGAADGSQLTAQVKSAKSSGAVVIAWDRNILNTKNVDYYVAFNNYKVGQLQAQALLKGLKEKKGDGPYNVELFAGSADDANATVFFNGAMNVLQPKIDDGTIKVVSGQTTFQKVQTKGWLAQNAQSRMTDLISQYYTGDTKLDGVLSPNDTLARAILTATKAAGKENPVVTGQDSETASIPLIMQGTQYSTIYKNTTEEAQAAVDLVSDLSKGNKPDTKIDKTNNYNGVKTVPAIELTPILVTKENAVEAYKGNDTLEALAKKG, encoded by the coding sequence ATGCGCAAGAAGATCGTCGCCGGCCTCAGCCTGGCGCTCATCGCTGGCCTCGCCCTCAGCGGCTGCTCGGCTCGCGGTTCCGATTCCGGCAGCGGTTCGGACTCGACCATCAAGAAGGGCGACCTCATCGGCGTGGCGCTCCCGGCGAAGACCTCGCAGAACTGGGTCCTCGCGGGCGCCGCGTTCAAGAAGTCGATCGAGGACGCCGGCTTCAAGGCCGACATCCAGTACGCCAACGCCGGCAACCCGGTGCCGGACCAGCAGTCGCAGATCTCGGGCATGATCACCAAGGGCGCCAAGGCCGTCATCATCGGTGCCGCCGACGGTTCGCAGCTGACCGCGCAGGTCAAGTCGGCGAAGTCCTCGGGCGCCGTCGTCATCGCCTGGGACCGCAACATCCTGAACACCAAGAACGTCGACTACTACGTCGCGTTCAACAACTACAAGGTCGGCCAGCTGCAGGCCCAGGCACTGCTCAAGGGCCTCAAGGAGAAGAAGGGCGACGGACCGTACAACGTCGAGCTCTTCGCCGGTTCGGCCGACGACGCCAACGCCACCGTGTTCTTCAACGGTGCGATGAACGTCCTGCAGCCGAAGATCGACGACGGCACCATCAAGGTCGTCTCGGGTCAGACCACCTTCCAGAAGGTGCAGACCAAGGGCTGGCTCGCGCAGAACGCCCAGTCGCGCATGACCGACCTGATCTCGCAGTACTACACGGGTGACACCAAGCTCGACGGCGTCCTGTCGCCGAACGACACCCTGGCCCGTGCGATCCTCACCGCGACGAAGGCCGCTGGCAAGGAGAACCCGGTCGTGACCGGTCAGGACTCGGAGACCGCTTCGATCCCGCTGATCATGCAGGGCACGCAGTACTCGACGATCTACAAGAACACCACCGAAGAGGCCCAGGCGGCCGTCGACCTGGTGTCCGACCTGTCGAAGGGCAACAAGCCCGACACGAAGATCGACAAGACGAACAACTACAACGGCGTCAAGACGGTTCCGGCGATCGAGCTCACCCCGATCCTCGTGACCAAGGAGAACGCGGTCGAGGCCTACAAGGGCAACGACACCCTCGAGGCACTCGCCAAGAAGGGCTGA
- a CDS encoding XRE family transcriptional regulator, producing MSAVLPRPATLVSAAALIRDARLRAELTQVQLAYRAGVTQSVISTYENGRREPSLAALQRLLLAAGFTTAIDLRPVEEPLPLRERVTAAREELLAIVHRLGGRNPRLFGSVARGEDGPSSDVDLMVDLDPGLGIFALMRIQDEAEQLLGVRVDVADAAGMGADAVRDAVPL from the coding sequence ATGTCCGCAGTTCTCCCACGGCCCGCGACACTGGTGTCGGCTGCCGCGCTCATCCGGGACGCCCGGCTCCGCGCCGAACTGACCCAGGTCCAGCTCGCCTACCGAGCCGGGGTCACGCAGAGCGTCATCAGCACCTACGAGAACGGCCGTCGCGAGCCGTCCCTCGCGGCACTGCAGCGCCTGCTGCTCGCCGCCGGGTTCACGACCGCGATCGACCTGCGTCCGGTCGAGGAACCCCTGCCACTGCGGGAGCGCGTGACTGCGGCGCGCGAGGAACTGCTGGCGATCGTGCACCGGCTCGGCGGGCGGAACCCGCGGCTGTTCGGCAGCGTCGCACGCGGCGAGGACGGGCCCTCCAGCGACGTCGACCTCATGGTGGACCTCGATCCGGGGCTCGGCATCTTCGCGCTCATGCGGATCCAGGACGAGGCCGAGCAGCTCCTCGGCGTCCGGGTCGACGTCGCGGACGCCGCGGGCATGGGAGCGGACGCGGTCCGGGACGCGGTCCCGCTGTGA
- a CDS encoding polyprenyl synthetase family protein yields MSEEAATVAHIDLALVDECLERFFAVSSARAERYGRPSEELWRVLRKASMGGKRFRPRMVLTAYAGLGGADVPAAAHIAAAYELLHTALVVHDDVIDRDWSRRGQPNVAGSFRDTGTTGGLPLPTAEHRGMSAAVIAGDLALAGAPRFIESSGVTGERRARLLELLDEAIFASAAGEMTDVDLALGVMPTVDEVLAMERAKTSVYSFEAPLQSGAVLAGASEQVVTALGDFGREIGIAYQIVDDLLGVFGDETMTGKSVLGDLREGKRTMLIAHAATTDCWPELEPYLGDPDLTEERADEVRATLVSCGARAAAESRVAEHAALARAELAGLPYDLADRLEGLVTELVERAR; encoded by the coding sequence ATGAGCGAGGAAGCGGCCACCGTGGCGCACATCGACCTCGCGCTCGTCGACGAATGCCTCGAGCGCTTCTTCGCCGTGTCGTCGGCCCGCGCGGAGCGGTACGGCCGACCGTCCGAGGAACTCTGGCGCGTGCTCCGCAAGGCGAGCATGGGCGGCAAGCGCTTCCGGCCTCGCATGGTCCTCACCGCCTACGCCGGCCTCGGTGGGGCGGACGTCCCGGCCGCCGCACACATCGCCGCCGCCTACGAACTGCTGCACACCGCGCTCGTGGTGCACGACGACGTCATCGACCGCGACTGGTCCCGCCGCGGGCAGCCGAACGTCGCCGGGTCGTTCCGCGACACCGGCACGACGGGCGGGCTCCCGCTGCCGACCGCCGAGCACCGGGGGATGAGCGCCGCGGTGATCGCCGGTGACCTCGCGCTCGCCGGTGCCCCGCGCTTCATCGAGTCGTCCGGCGTGACCGGCGAGCGACGAGCCCGGCTGCTCGAACTCCTCGACGAAGCGATCTTCGCCAGCGCCGCGGGGGAGATGACCGACGTGGACCTCGCCCTCGGGGTGATGCCGACCGTCGACGAGGTCCTGGCGATGGAGCGGGCGAAGACGAGCGTGTACTCGTTCGAGGCGCCGCTGCAGTCCGGGGCCGTGCTGGCCGGCGCCTCCGAACAGGTCGTCACCGCGCTCGGCGACTTCGGCCGCGAGATCGGCATCGCCTACCAGATCGTCGACGACCTCCTCGGGGTCTTCGGCGACGAGACCATGACGGGCAAGTCCGTCCTCGGCGACCTGCGCGAGGGCAAGCGCACGATGCTCATCGCCCACGCGGCGACCACCGACTGCTGGCCGGAACTCGAGCCGTACCTCGGCGACCCGGACCTGACGGAGGAGCGCGCGGACGAGGTCCGTGCGACCCTGGTGTCCTGTGGTGCCCGCGCTGCCGCGGAGTCCCGCGTCGCGGAGCACGCAGCACTCGCCCGTGCCGAGCTCGCCGGACTGCCGTACGATCTCGCCGACCGCCTGGAGGGCCTCGTGACCGAACTCGTTGAGCGCGCCCGGTGA
- a CDS encoding LacI family DNA-binding transcriptional regulator: MASTRTQQPRSPSIRDVARVAGVSHQTVSRVLNNSDAIRAETRDKVLAAMEQLQYRPNRAARALVTSRTHTIGVLTARRAHYGPAVALQAIEDAAMLRGYSVTTANIAEATDTAVREGLGHLLDLDVEGIVVIAPQQRVFDLIEELGIRTPYVTMRSSVGEDPTALWVDQMEGARLATEHLLDLGHEHVRHIAGPQDWIEADARMQGFLRAMSDRDMPVVAPILGDWTADFGYHAGRELLRWRDCTAVFCSNDQMALGVMHAARSYGLDVPGDLSVVGYDDIPEAKHFWPPLTTVQVDFAELGRRCVDLLLPGEDDEPLRPIDIVPQLVVRGSTGAPRRR, encoded by the coding sequence ATGGCGTCGACGCGGACACAACAACCGCGGTCGCCCAGCATCCGCGACGTCGCGCGGGTCGCAGGCGTGTCCCACCAGACCGTGTCCCGGGTGCTCAACAACTCGGACGCGATCCGGGCCGAGACCCGTGACAAGGTCCTGGCCGCGATGGAGCAGCTGCAGTACCGCCCGAACCGTGCGGCGCGGGCGCTGGTGACGAGCCGGACCCACACGATCGGCGTCCTGACCGCGCGGCGCGCCCACTACGGACCGGCGGTCGCACTGCAGGCGATCGAGGACGCGGCGATGCTCCGGGGGTACTCGGTGACGACGGCGAACATCGCCGAGGCCACCGACACGGCCGTTCGGGAAGGGTTGGGGCACCTGCTCGACCTGGACGTCGAGGGCATCGTGGTGATCGCCCCGCAGCAGCGGGTGTTCGACCTCATCGAGGAGCTCGGCATCCGGACGCCCTACGTCACGATGCGCTCGAGCGTCGGCGAGGACCCGACCGCGCTCTGGGTGGACCAGATGGAGGGCGCCCGCCTCGCCACGGAGCACCTGCTCGACCTCGGCCACGAGCACGTCCGGCACATCGCCGGACCGCAGGACTGGATCGAGGCCGACGCACGCATGCAGGGGTTCCTCCGCGCCATGTCCGACCGCGACATGCCCGTCGTCGCCCCGATCCTGGGCGACTGGACGGCGGACTTCGGCTACCACGCCGGCCGTGAGCTGCTGCGGTGGCGGGACTGCACCGCGGTCTTCTGCTCGAACGACCAGATGGCGCTCGGCGTCATGCACGCGGCCCGGTCGTACGGGCTCGACGTCCCCGGGGACCTGTCCGTGGTCGGGTACGACGACATCCCGGAGGCGAAGCACTTCTGGCCGCCCCTCACCACCGTCCAGGTCGACTTCGCGGAGCTCGGTCGTCGCTGCGTGGACCTGCTCCTGCCCGGCGAGGACGACGAGCCGCTCCGGCCGATCGACATCGTCCCCCAGCTCGTCGTGCGCGGCTCGACGGGCGCGCCCCGCCGTCGCTGA
- a CDS encoding phytoene/squalene synthase family protein, producing MSHGTTGRLALYDATAEAASGVVIDRYSTSFGLASRLLAKDTREHIRNVYALVRVADEVVDGPATEAGLDPELARTVLDELEADTERAIALGFSVNPVVHAFARTARVTGFGPELTRPFFASMRMDLDQTEHDEDSFRTYVYGSAEVVGLMCLRAFVYRAGRPTFDDTVLVDGARALGAAFQKVNFLRDLHADFEVLGRSYFPGVEVRTFDEATKDRLVADVQADLDRAAVTVRLLPTDARNAVGLAHALFQELNDRIAATPANRLVTTRVRVPNPVKARLAAQVLAGRAPLLSRATTRRPGGAS from the coding sequence TTGAGTCACGGCACCACAGGGCGTCTGGCCCTCTACGACGCGACGGCCGAGGCTGCCTCCGGGGTCGTCATCGACCGGTACTCGACCTCGTTCGGGCTCGCCAGCCGCCTGCTCGCGAAGGACACCCGCGAGCACATCCGCAACGTCTACGCGCTCGTCCGGGTCGCCGACGAGGTCGTCGACGGCCCCGCGACCGAGGCCGGGCTCGACCCCGAGCTCGCCCGGACCGTCCTCGACGAGCTCGAGGCGGACACCGAGCGCGCGATCGCACTCGGGTTCTCGGTCAACCCGGTCGTGCACGCGTTCGCCCGCACCGCCCGGGTCACCGGGTTCGGTCCGGAGCTGACCCGCCCGTTCTTCGCCTCGATGCGGATGGACCTCGACCAGACCGAACACGACGAGGACTCGTTCCGGACGTACGTGTACGGCTCGGCCGAGGTCGTCGGGCTGATGTGCCTCCGTGCGTTCGTGTACCGCGCCGGTCGCCCGACCTTCGACGACACCGTGCTCGTGGACGGCGCGCGCGCCCTCGGTGCCGCGTTCCAGAAGGTGAACTTCCTGCGCGACCTGCACGCCGACTTCGAGGTGCTCGGGCGCTCGTACTTCCCCGGAGTCGAGGTGCGGACCTTCGACGAGGCCACGAAGGACCGGCTCGTCGCCGACGTCCAGGCCGACCTCGACCGCGCCGCCGTCACCGTCCGGCTGCTCCCCACCGATGCGCGGAACGCCGTCGGACTGGCCCACGCGCTGTTCCAGGAACTCAACGACCGCATCGCCGCGACACCCGCGAACCGTCTCGTCACCACCCGGGTGCGCGTGCCGAACCCGGTGAAGGCGCGGCTCGCCGCGCAGGTGCTCGCCGGACGCGCCCCGCTGCTGTCGCGCGCGACCACGAGACGGCCTGGAGGCGCGTCATGA
- the idi gene encoding isopentenyl-diphosphate Delta-isomerase, whose protein sequence is MSTFPETVVLLADDRTPIGTADKFTVHTDHTPLHLAFSCHVRNTEGDVLVTRRALSKKTWPGVWTNTFCGHPGPDESFEDAIARRASRELGITVRDVELVLPDFRYRAVDASGIVENEVCPVFRAVTDDVPAPADDEVAEYAWVSEDSLRASVEGSPFAWSPWLGWQLTELASEGLRITR, encoded by the coding sequence ATGAGCACTTTCCCTGAAACCGTGGTGCTTCTGGCCGACGACCGTACCCCGATCGGTACGGCGGACAAGTTCACGGTGCACACAGACCACACGCCCCTCCACCTGGCGTTCTCCTGCCACGTGCGGAACACCGAGGGCGACGTCCTCGTGACCCGCCGTGCGCTGTCGAAGAAGACCTGGCCCGGAGTGTGGACGAACACCTTCTGCGGCCACCCCGGCCCGGACGAGTCCTTCGAGGACGCCATCGCCCGACGGGCCTCCCGCGAACTCGGCATCACCGTGCGCGACGTCGAGCTCGTGCTGCCGGACTTCCGGTACCGGGCGGTCGACGCGTCGGGCATCGTCGAGAACGAGGTCTGCCCCGTCTTCCGCGCGGTCACGGACGACGTGCCGGCGCCCGCCGACGACGAGGTCGCCGAGTACGCCTGGGTGTCCGAGGACTCCCTGCGCGCCTCGGTCGAGGGCTCGCCCTTCGCCTGGAGCCCCTGGCTCGGGTGGCAGCTGACCGAGCTGGCGTCCGAAGGGCTCCGCATCACCCGCTGA
- the mmsA gene encoding multiple monosaccharide ABC transporter ATP-binding protein, which translates to MRSITKEFPGVKALSDVSLSVRAGEIHAICGENGAGKSTLMKVLSGVYPYGTYSGEIVYEGEEVRFANIKQSEQAGIVIIHQELALIPELSITENLFLGNESSRFGAIDWTAAQLRAQDLLARVGLADDPDTQIKNIGVGKQQLVEIAKALHKDVKLLILDEPTAALNENDSQHLLDLIVGLKAKGIASIIISHKLNEIEQIADEITIIRDGKTIETLNVKADGVNEDRIIRGMVGRSLESRFPDRTPKIGETFFEVRDWTVQHPLDSSRLVCKGSNFHVRRGEIVGFAGLMGAGRTELAMSIFGHSYGTFIGGRVFKDGEEIKVNTVQQAIDNGIGYVSEDRKALGLNLLDTVKRSTVSADLKKISKAGVVDSLEEYSVAEKYRKMLRTKVPTVEENVGKLSGGNQQKVVLSKWMFTDPDILILDEPTRGIDVGAKFEIYGIIQQLAAQGKGIILISSELPELLGLSDRIYTIFEGQITADLPADQADPESLMRSMTSARKGATVS; encoded by the coding sequence ATGCGCTCGATCACCAAGGAGTTCCCTGGTGTGAAGGCGCTGTCCGACGTCTCGCTCAGCGTCCGTGCCGGCGAGATCCACGCGATCTGCGGCGAGAACGGCGCCGGCAAGTCGACCCTGATGAAGGTCCTGTCGGGTGTCTACCCGTACGGCACCTACAGCGGCGAGATCGTCTACGAGGGCGAAGAGGTTCGCTTCGCGAACATCAAGCAGTCCGAGCAGGCCGGCATCGTGATCATCCACCAGGAGCTCGCGCTCATCCCGGAGCTGTCGATCACCGAGAACCTGTTCCTCGGCAACGAGTCGAGCCGGTTCGGCGCGATCGACTGGACCGCCGCGCAGCTGCGTGCCCAGGACCTGCTCGCCCGCGTCGGCCTGGCCGACGACCCCGACACCCAGATCAAGAACATCGGCGTCGGCAAGCAGCAGCTCGTGGAGATCGCGAAGGCGCTGCACAAGGACGTCAAGCTGCTCATCCTCGACGAGCCGACCGCGGCCCTGAACGAGAACGACTCGCAGCACCTGCTCGACCTGATCGTCGGCCTGAAGGCCAAGGGCATCGCGAGCATCATCATCAGCCACAAGCTCAACGAGATCGAGCAGATCGCCGACGAGATCACGATCATCCGCGACGGCAAGACCATCGAGACGCTCAACGTCAAGGCGGACGGCGTCAACGAGGACCGCATCATCCGCGGCATGGTCGGCCGGTCGCTCGAGTCCCGGTTCCCGGACCGCACCCCGAAGATCGGCGAGACCTTCTTCGAGGTCCGCGACTGGACCGTGCAGCACCCGCTCGACTCGTCCCGCCTGGTCTGCAAGGGCTCGAACTTCCACGTGCGGCGCGGCGAGATCGTCGGCTTCGCCGGGCTCATGGGCGCCGGACGCACCGAGCTCGCGATGAGCATCTTCGGCCACTCGTACGGCACCTTCATCGGCGGCAGGGTCTTCAAGGACGGCGAGGAGATCAAGGTCAACACCGTCCAGCAGGCGATCGACAACGGCATCGGCTACGTCTCCGAGGACCGCAAGGCACTCGGCCTGAACCTGCTCGACACCGTGAAGCGATCAACCGTCTCGGCCGACCTCAAGAAGATCTCCAAGGCCGGCGTCGTCGACTCCCTCGAGGAGTACTCGGTCGCCGAGAAGTACCGGAAGATGCTCCGCACGAAGGTGCCGACGGTCGAGGAGAACGTCGGGAAGCTCTCCGGCGGGAACCAGCAGAAGGTCGTCCTGTCCAAGTGGATGTTCACCGACCCGGACATCCTCATCCTCGACGAGCCCACGCGCGGCATCGACGTCGGAGCCAAGTTCGAGATCTACGGCATCATCCAGCAGCTCGCGGCACAGGGGAAGGGCATCATCCTCATCTCCTCCGAGCTCCCCGAGCTGCTCGGCCTGTCCGACCGCATCTACACCATCTTCGAGGGCCAGATCACCGCTGACCTCCCGGCCGACCAGGCCGACCCAGAATCGCTCATGCGCAGCATGACCTCCGCGCGGAAGGGCGCCACCGTCTCATGA
- a CDS encoding HepT-like ribonuclease domain-containing protein — protein sequence MSRDVGDRLDDVIRACGVIRRYVDEDGLPEDLVYDAVRMRLVEIGEAVRMLPSAVTSSEPGIPWARVSLLGERLTRRYFDTTPAVVFGTARVDVPALCDAVQRMRAGQA from the coding sequence GTGAGCCGTGACGTGGGCGACCGGCTCGACGACGTCATCCGGGCGTGCGGTGTGATCCGTCGGTACGTCGACGAGGACGGGCTGCCGGAGGACCTCGTCTACGACGCGGTCCGGATGCGGCTGGTCGAGATCGGCGAGGCCGTGCGCATGCTCCCGAGTGCCGTCACCTCGAGCGAACCGGGCATCCCGTGGGCGCGGGTCTCCCTGCTGGGGGAGCGTCTGACCCGCCGCTACTTCGACACCACGCCCGCCGTCGTCTTCGGGACGGCACGGGTGGACGTGCCGGCGCTCTGCGATGCGGTCCAGCGCATGCGCGCCGGGCAGGCGTAG